TTTTGAGTCGCAGGGAACCAACTATGGATGCGTGTTCACTCTGGATGGAAAGAGGCTCGAGGAACGTCACGCACAGGGATTGGTGGCCATCAACGCTGTCGCAAGCCTTTCAGCCGCGCATCCGCGGGCGAAGAAGTTTGTTGAGGAACTGTGGAACACGGAAACGCCTGACGGGTTGGAGCGTTACTACGAAGGGCTGTTGTATATGATGGCGTTGCTGCATTGTGGCGGCGAGTTTCGGATTTGGTGAAAACGGCCTGATGACACATCGGTTCATGAATATTTCCCGAAGAGAGTTTGTTGCAGCGAGTCTCGCCAGCGTTGCGGGCCTCTATGTTGGCGGATGCGCGACAGATGGCGATGGCCGCGCCGCTGCTGCGGCGCTTCCGGACGAGGACGGCTACAAGCTGTGGCTGAGGTATGAACCGCTCCGTCCGATGCTTCGAAATTACCGCCAGGTCGTGCGGCAGATTCGGGTCGATGGGAATTCTGCAACGGCTGGTGTCATCCGCGACGAACTTGCCATGGCGCTGTCATCGATGCTGGAACAGAACATTCCTGTTATAAAATCAGCACCTGGGCAGGGTGCGATTGTGGTGGGAACCCCCGCGGGTTCGGCATTCGTTCGCCATTTAAATTGGAATGCTGAATTGGCCGGCGTCGGCGCTGAGGGGTTTTTGATTCGTTCCATTCGATCAAACAACCGCCACGTGACTGTGATTGCAGCCAATCAGGACATCGGCGCGCTTTATGGGGTCTTCCATTTCTTGCGCCTGATGCAAACGGGATCGCGCCTGGGTGATCTCAACATCCAGGAGAGCCCAGCGCTTCAGCTGCGTCTCATGAATCATTGGGATAATCCGAACGGCACTATTGAGCGCGGCTACGCTGGCCGGTCGCTCTGGCAGTGGAATGAACTGCCACGGACGCCAAGCTCGCGATACAAGGACTACGCGCGTGCCTGTGCCTCGATTGGAATGAACGGGTCAGTGGTGAACAACGTCAACGCCGATCCGCGCATCCTGACGGGAGAATGGCTTCGCAAAGTGGCTGCCCTGGCGGATGTGTGGCGGCCGTATGGAATTCGAACCTACGTGAGCGCCAACTTCGCGGCCCCCGTGCGCGTAGGTGGTTTGACAACAGCGGATCCACTGGACCCGGCCGTGATCACCTGGTGGAAGGCCAAGGCCGACGAAATCTACGGGCTGATTCCGGACTTCGGTGGCTTCCTCGTCAAGGCGAACTCAGAGGGGCAGCCAGGTCCGAAGACTTACGGGCGGACCCACGCCGAGGGTGCGAACGTCCTTGCCGACGCGCTCGCGCCTCACAAGGGGAATGTCATGTGGCGGGCATTTGTTTATGACGAGGACGTGGACCCCGACCGCGCCAAACGGGCCTACATCGAGTTTATGCGTCTCGATGGAAAGTTCCGCCCCAATGTCGCCATCCAGGTGAAGAACGGTGCCATCGACTTTCAACCGCGCGAACCGTTTCACCCGCTTTTTGGCGCCATGAAGCACACGCCTGTCATTGCCGAAATCCAGGCGACGCAGGAATACCTCGGCCAGGCACGGCATCTCGTTTACCTGGGAACGATGTGGAAGGAGTTCCTGGACGCCGACACACATGCGCACGGCAGCGGTTCCACAGTGGCCAGTGTGCTTTCGGGCAAGGCGGAGCCAAGCCGCATCACGGGCATGGTTTCCGTTGTAAATCCCGGGCTCGATCGCAACTGGTGCGGACATCACTTCTCCCAGTCCAACTGGTATGCGTCCGGACGTCTGGCATGGAATCCGAAACTCGCGGCCGGTGCAGTGGCGGAGGAATGGACGCGGATGACGTTCACGAATGATGAGAAAACGGTTGCAGTGATTCGTGACATGATGATGTCGTCGCGGGAGACCTTTGTGAACTACACGATGCCACTAGGACTCCATCATTTAATAGGCGGCGATCATTACGCTCCCATGCCCTGGAATAATCGCGCGCCGAGGGAGGACTGGACCGCAACCTATTACCATCAGGCGTCGGAGCAGGGGATTGGATTCGATCGCACCCGGCGAGGAAACGGCGCGGTGGAACAATACTTCCAGCCTGTCTGCGACGAGTTCGATGACGTTGCGCGATGCCCGGAAAAGTTCCTGCTCTGGTTTCATCGATGCGGTTGGGAGCATCGGATGCGTTCAGGAAAAACCCTTTGGGACGAACTGTGCGCACACTATCACGCGGGAGCGAGTCAGGCAGCGGTCTTGCAACAGACTTGGGATTCACTCAGGGGAAACGTCGATGCTCAACGCCACAGGGAAGTTGCTGAGCGCCTGACGATCCAGGTGACGGATGCGGCAAAGTGGCGGGACCAGATCCTGGAGTATTTCGCGCGCTTCAGTAAGCGGGCTGTTCCCCGTCCCGCATGAACGTCGCGTGAATTCCAGTTTTAACGCCCGCGGCATATGACACTCGTCGTATTCAGGGGTGCGTGCGTTTTGGATAGTTTGCGATGGCCGCACGGTTCCCATGTAATCGATGAGACCGTCCAGGCGTCCAACTCGGCACCACTTGCAGGTTCGCGGCGGCAGATAAATAGAATGTTATGAAGATTCAATCGTGTTTTGGCGGCTGGCTGGTGATGTTCGCGGTGGCGATGGATGCAGGAGGGGCGGCAGCTCAGGCGGCCGGCCAGCAAACGCTGAAAGAGGCTTACAAAAATCATTTCCTTGTAGGCGTCGCAATCAATCGGCCGACGGCCATGGGCAATGATGCTCCCGCGAACAATGTAAACCGCACGCTCGAGCAGGTGCGCCAGGACACAAGCGTGGTGCTGGAGCAATTCAATCAGCTGGCCCCGGAGAATGATCTGAAGTGGGAAATGATTCATCCCAGGGAAGGCTCAAACGGCTATGAGTTCGGCCCTGCCGACGCTTTCGTGGAATTTGGGGTGAGGCATCAGATGTATCTTGCCGGTCACACGCTGGTCTGGCATTCGCAGACGCCTGATTGGGTCTTTCGGGGAACCAATCCGCCGCCCGCGCTGGCGAATGCAGCATCGAGTTCAAACACGCAGGCCGGGGCGACACTGCCTCGCCGGCGTTTTGGAGGGTCGCGCGGATACAGCGGACCACGAGCGTCGCGGGAGGAATTGCTGGCGCGGATGCGCGAACACATTCACACCGTCGTTGGCCGCTACAAGGGCAAGATCCAATGCTGGGACGTCGTGAATGAGGCTATTTCTGATGCCGGAACAAACGTGCTTCGCAACTCGCTGTGGCTTGAGATCATTGGCCCGGATTTCATCGCAAAAGCATTCGAGTATGCTCACGAGGCTGATCCGAAGGCGATCCTTCGCTACAATGATTACGGACTCGAGAATCCGGCCAAACGCCAGAAGTTGATCAGTCTCATCAAATCCCTCCAGGCGCAGGGAGTTCCTGTCCATGCAATCGGTTCGCAGACGCATGTTACCGCATCGCGGCCGAGTTATGAGGACATGGACCGGACGCTTACTGAACTGGCGTCCCTCGGCCTTCCGGTTCACATTACCGAACTGGACGTCAACGGCGCGCAGGGTGGCCAGGCGAGTACGAGCGCCGACATCTCCGAGAGCGCCGGACGCACGCAGGGCGGGCTTGTGGACGACGCAAACCGCCGGCTGGCGGAGCAATACGCGAACCTCTTCAAGCTGTTCATAAAGCATCGGGATCATGTGAAGATGGTTACGTTTTGGGGTGTAAACGACGCGGTGTCCTGGAGGGCGAACGGCAAGCCGCTCCTTTTCGATGGAAGCAACAGGCCAAAACCGGCGTTCGACAGCGTGATCCGGGTGGCTGCCGAGGCAAACCCGACTGTGCAGTAATCCAAAACGATCCATGAAATTCCAATCATTGTTGCTTGCAGGCACCCTGCTCGGTGCTCTTCCGTGCGCGGCTCAGGACACAAACCTGTTTGTCTTCCTGTGCTTCGGCCAATCGAACATGGAGGGCTTTCCAGGACTCGAGGAACAAGACCGGCTTGGAGTCGACGACCGGTTCCGGATGCTCGCGGCAGTCGACTTCCCCCGGCAGGAGAGGAAGAAAGGGAATTGGTATTCCGCAGTGCCGCCGCTCTCGCGTCCTTCCGCAGGACTCGGGCCTGCCGACTACTTCGGCCGGACGCTTGTTTCGAATCTTCCGCCGCATATCAAAGTCGGCGTCGTCAACGTTTCGGTCGGCGGATGCAAGATTGAATTGTTTGAGAAGGAATCGTTCGAGTCCTACGCGGCGGCCGCACCGAATTGGATGACAAACGTGATTGCGATGTACGGCGGCAATCCTTATCAACGTCTCGTTGAGATGGCGAAGCTCGCTCAGAAGGACGGCGTGATCAAAGGCATCCTGCTGCACCAGGGCGAATCCAATACGGGCGACCGTGACTGGCCGCGCAAGGTCCAGGGCGTGTATTCGAATCTGCTGAATGATCTTGGGCTGAAGGCAAATGAAGTGCCGCTGCTTGCCGGCGAAGTCGTTGGTGCGGACCAGAACGGGAGGTGCGCAAGCATGAACGATATCATTGGTGAGTTGCCAAAGACGATTTCAACGGCGCATGTCATCTCGTCCAAGGGATGTCAGGCGCTTTCCGATCACCTTCATTTTTCTCCGGCGGGCTACCGCGAATTGGGGAGGCGCTACGCTGAAACGATGCTGCAATTGCTGGGCGGCACCAATAGGGCGGGCACCGCGGCGCGTGCAGCAGCGTCCGAGCCGC
This window of the Verrucomicrobiia bacterium genome carries:
- a CDS encoding alpha-glucuronidase family glycosyl hydrolase; this encodes MTHRFMNISRREFVAASLASVAGLYVGGCATDGDGRAAAAALPDEDGYKLWLRYEPLRPMLRNYRQVVRQIRVDGNSATAGVIRDELAMALSSMLEQNIPVIKSAPGQGAIVVGTPAGSAFVRHLNWNAELAGVGAEGFLIRSIRSNNRHVTVIAANQDIGALYGVFHFLRLMQTGSRLGDLNIQESPALQLRLMNHWDNPNGTIERGYAGRSLWQWNELPRTPSSRYKDYARACASIGMNGSVVNNVNADPRILTGEWLRKVAALADVWRPYGIRTYVSANFAAPVRVGGLTTADPLDPAVITWWKAKADEIYGLIPDFGGFLVKANSEGQPGPKTYGRTHAEGANVLADALAPHKGNVMWRAFVYDEDVDPDRAKRAYIEFMRLDGKFRPNVAIQVKNGAIDFQPREPFHPLFGAMKHTPVIAEIQATQEYLGQARHLVYLGTMWKEFLDADTHAHGSGSTVASVLSGKAEPSRITGMVSVVNPGLDRNWCGHHFSQSNWYASGRLAWNPKLAAGAVAEEWTRMTFTNDEKTVAVIRDMMMSSRETFVNYTMPLGLHHLIGGDHYAPMPWNNRAPREDWTATYYHQASEQGIGFDRTRRGNGAVEQYFQPVCDEFDDVARCPEKFLLWFHRCGWEHRMRSGKTLWDELCAHYHAGASQAAVLQQTWDSLRGNVDAQRHREVAERLTIQVTDAAKWRDQILEYFARFSKRAVPRPA
- a CDS encoding sialate O-acetylesterase, which encodes MKFQSLLLAGTLLGALPCAAQDTNLFVFLCFGQSNMEGFPGLEEQDRLGVDDRFRMLAAVDFPRQERKKGNWYSAVPPLSRPSAGLGPADYFGRTLVSNLPPHIKVGVVNVSVGGCKIELFEKESFESYAAAAPNWMTNVIAMYGGNPYQRLVEMAKLAQKDGVIKGILLHQGESNTGDRDWPRKVQGVYSNLLNDLGLKANEVPLLAGEVVGADQNGRCASMNDIIGELPKTISTAHVISSKGCQALSDHLHFSPAGYRELGRRYAETMLQLLGGTNRAGTAARAAASEPREPRRRGRAIVLDEDDKPAFEEPSSAIVARRENVVRGKMEMVEYDSKTVGTRRRMQVYTPPGYSGEKKYPVLYLLHGIGGDETEWQRFATPDVLFDNLIADGKAVPMIVVMPNGRAQKNDRAEGDVFASAPAFGVFEKDLLEDVIPAIQSRYSTLTNRENRALAGLSMGGGQSLNFGLKHLDQFAWVGGFSSAPNTRPPSELLPDPDLAKAKLKLLFLSCGNQDGLMNISQGMHRYLKQHSVPHIWHVDTHGHDATHWRNSLFHFAQKLFR
- a CDS encoding endo-1,4-beta-xylanase translates to MKIQSCFGGWLVMFAVAMDAGGAAAQAAGQQTLKEAYKNHFLVGVAINRPTAMGNDAPANNVNRTLEQVRQDTSVVLEQFNQLAPENDLKWEMIHPREGSNGYEFGPADAFVEFGVRHQMYLAGHTLVWHSQTPDWVFRGTNPPPALANAASSSNTQAGATLPRRRFGGSRGYSGPRASREELLARMREHIHTVVGRYKGKIQCWDVVNEAISDAGTNVLRNSLWLEIIGPDFIAKAFEYAHEADPKAILRYNDYGLENPAKRQKLISLIKSLQAQGVPVHAIGSQTHVTASRPSYEDMDRTLTELASLGLPVHITELDVNGAQGGQASTSADISESAGRTQGGLVDDANRRLAEQYANLFKLFIKHRDHVKMVTFWGVNDAVSWRANGKPLLFDGSNRPKPAFDSVIRVAAEANPTVQ